The following proteins are encoded in a genomic region of Athene noctua chromosome 9, bAthNoc1.hap1.1, whole genome shotgun sequence:
- the CDH11 gene encoding cadherin-11, translating to MKEDNCLHAALICLVMLYYSHAAATEKLNHTRPSLHGHHEKGKEGQVLHRSKRGWVWNQFFVIEEYTGPDPVLVGRLHSDIDSGDGNIKYILSGEGAGIIFVIDDKSGNIHATKTLDREERAQYTLTAQAVDRNTNRPLEPPSEFIVKVQDINDNPPEFLHENYHANVPERSNVGTSVIQVTASDADDPTYGNSAKLVYSILEGQPYFSVEAQTGIIRTALPNMDREAKEEYHVVIQAKDMGGHMGGLSGTTKVTITLTDVNDNPPKFPQSVYQMSVSEAAVPGEEVGRVKAKDPDIGENGLVAYSIIDGDGMDMFEITTDYETQEGVVKLKKLLDFETKKSYSLKVEAANVHIDPKFISNGPFKDTVTVKISVEDADEPPVFLKPSYIFEVQENAASGTVVGKVHAKDPDAANSAIRYSIDRHTDLERYFVINAEDGNIKTIKALDREEIAWHNISVFAVEVHKQHQEAKVPVAIKVVDVNDNAPKFAAAYEAFVCENARSNQQFITISADDKDESANGPRFIFSLPPEIIHNPNFTLRDNRDNTASVLVRREGFSRQKQDLYLLPIVISDGGLPPMSSTNTLTIRVCGCDSNGSLLSCNAEAYILNAGLSTGALIAILACIVILLVIVVLFVTLKRQKKEPLIVFEEEDVRENIITYDDEGGGEEDTEAFDIATLQNPDGINGFIPRKDIKPEYQYMPRPGLRPAPNSVDVDDFINTRIQEADNDPTAPPYDSIQIYGYEGRGSVAGSLSSLESATTDSDLDYDYLQNWGPRFKKLADLYGSKDTFDDDS from the exons ATGAAGGAGGACAATTGTTTACATGCCGCTCTTATCTGCCTGGTCATGCTGTATTACAGCCATGCCGCAGCTACAGAAAAACTGAACCACACAAGGCCATCGCTTCATGGTCaccatgaaaaaggaaaagaaggacaAGTTCTGCATCGTTCAAAAAGAGGCTGGGTGTGGAATCAGTTCTTTGTTATAGAAGAGTATACAGGACCAGATCCTGTACTAGTAGGAAGG CTTCATTCAGATATTGATTCTGGGGATGGAAACATTAAATACATTCTCTCAGGTGAAGGAGCAGGAATCATTTTTGTTATTGATGACAAATCAGGGAACATCCACGCAACAAAGACACTGGACCGGGAGGAAAGAGCTCAGTATACTCTCACGGCACAAGCTGTAGACAGGAACACTAACAGACCTTTGGAACCACCTTCTGAATTCATTGTTAAAGTTCAAGATATAAATGACAACCCGCCTGAGTTTCTTCATGAAAACTACCATGCCAATGTGCCAGAGAGATCAAATGTAG GTACATCAGTTATTCAGGTAACAGCTTCAGATGCTGATGATCCTACCTATGGGAACAGTGCCAAACTGGTTTACAGTATTCTTGAAGGTCAGCCGTACTTCTCAGTGGAAGCTCAAACAG GAATTATCCGAACTGCCCTTCCGAATATGGACAGAGAAGCTAAGGAAGAGTATCATGTTGTAATACAGGCAAAAGATATGGGAGGACACATGGGAGGCCTCTCAGGGACAACCAAAGTGACAATTACACTTACAGATGTCAATGACAACCCACCAAAGTTCCCACAGA gtGTGTACCAGATGTCAGTGTCGGAAGCTGCTGTCCCAGGAGAGGAAGTAGGAAGAGTGAAGGCCAAAGATCCAGACATTGGGGAAAATGGCTTAGTAGCTTACAGCATCATTGATGGAGATGGCATGGATATGTTTGAAATTACAACAGATTATGAGACTCAGGAAGGTGTTGTAAAGCTTAAGAAG CTCTTAGATTTTGAAACCAAAAAGTCCTATAGTCTGAAGGTAGAGGCAGCCAATGTACATATTGATCCTAAGTTCATCAGCAACGGGCCATTCAAGGACACAGTAACAGTGAAGATATCAGTGGAAGATGCTGATGAGCCACCCGTGTTTTTAAAGCCAAGTTATATTTTTGAAGTACAAGAAAATGCGGCATCTGGTACCGTGGTTGGAAAAGTACATGCCAAAGACCCCGATGCTGCAAACAGTGCTATAAG ATATTCAATTGATCGTCACACTGACCTTGAAAGATATTTTGTTATTAATGCAGAAGATGGAAATATCAAAACAATAAAAGCTTTGGATAGGGAAGAAATTGCTTGGCATAATATCTCTGTCTTTGCTGTTGAAGTCC ACAAACAACACCAGGAGGCTAAAGTTCCAGTTGCGATTAAGGTCGTTGATGTCAATGACAATGCTCCAAAATTTGCAGCAGCCTATGAAGCGTTTGTCTGTGAGAATGCTCGCAGCAATCAG CAATTTATTACAATTAGTGCTGATGACAAGGATGAGTCGGCCAATGGACCAAGATTTATCTTCAGTTTACCACCTGAAATTATTCATAATCCAAATTTTACACTCAGAGACAACAGAG ATAACACAGCAAGTGTTCTTGTTAGACGTGAAGGATTTAGTCGGCAAAAGCAAGATTTATACCTTCTTCCGATTGTAATAAGTGATGGCGGACTCCCTCCTATGAGCAGCACCAACACCCTCACTATTCGGGTCTGCGGCTGTGACAGCAATGGCTCCTTGCTCTCCTGTAATGCCGAAGCCTACATCCTCAATGCTGGATTAAGCACTGGAGCTTTAATTGCCATTCTTGCGTGCATTGTGATTTTGTTAG tcattGTAGTGTTGTTTGTaacactgaaaaggcagaaaaaagaacCTCTGATTGTCTTTGAAGAAGAAGATGTCCGAGAGAACATTATTACTTATGATGATGAAGGTGGAGGCGAGGAAGATACTGAAGCTTTTGACATAGCTACTTTGCAGAACCCTGATGGCATCAATGGATTCATTCCTCGTAAAGACATAAAGCCTGAGTATCAGTATATGCCAAGACCAGGGCTTCGGCCGGCTCCTAATAGCGTTGATGTTGATGATTTCATCAACACGAGAATACAAGAGGCTGATAATGATCCAACTGCTCCTCCTTATGACTCTATTCAGATCTATGGCTATGAAGGAAGAGGCTCAGTGGCTGGTTCACTTAGCTCATTAGAGTCAGCAACAACAGATTCTGATTTGGACTACGACTATCTACAAAATTGGGGACCTCGATTTAAGAAACTTGCAGACTTGTATGGCTCCAAAGACACTTTTGATGATGATTCTTAA